CTCACTGATTTGTTTCCGCTAGGTCCGTCGCTGAACGCTTGGAACGAAGTATACTCGCTCTTTGGAGATCCGATTTCGCAGAAACCAGATACCATTGTGTCTCCCGCCGAATGCCTACTTGTTGTCGATTCCGGATATTCCCATACCACCGTCACCCCGGTCTATAAAGGACAACCTTTACAGCGCGCGATCCGCAGGCTCGATTTGGGAGGGAAACACTTGACAAATTACCTCAAAGAGATGGTATCGATGCGGCAATACAACATGGTTGACGAAACATATATCATGAACGAGGTCAAGGAGGCAGTCTGTTTCGTGAGTGACGACATCTCCAGAGACATGGAACGGACATGGAAAGGGAACCGGAAGCGTGACCAACCTGACCCTGGTGAAGGGATTGTGGTCGACTATGTACTTCCGGACCCCAACGCAGGCAAAAAGGGCTTCATGCGACCACATGATCCGCTTCTGGgtgcgaagaagaggaagagtgtCTTGTCTGGGGAGGCCGGCGCTGAAGCATTGTCCGAGGATGTGTTGGTTCTGGGAAATGAACGTTTTACAGTACCCGAGATTCTGTTCACGCCAAGTGATATTGGCATGAAGCAAGCCGGTATATCGGATATTATACTTCAGAGTCTGTCTGTGCTGCCACCAGGGTTACATCCAGTGTTTTTGGCGAACGTCTTGGTCGTTGGCGGGAACGCCTTGATTCCCGGGTTCATGGAGAGATTGTATGCGCTCTTTCTAGCTTGCCATATATGCTTTTGCTAATGGCTTTTAGACAAACGGAGCTACGCCAGATTGCCACATCTGAATGCACCGTTCGAGTCCGATGCCCCGAAGAGTATATAATAGCCCATGTCCCCTTTGTGACTTGCATGCTAACAGTGAATCTCCCAGCCCTATTCGCTCCGCTTGGCTGGGCGCATCCCGACTCGCAACGAACAGAGACGAGCTAAAGAAAGTGGCCATTACCCGCCAGGAGTATCAAGAACACGGTTCTTTGTGGGCTGGTCGGAAGTTTGCTGGTGCTGTCTGAAGTtgtcttctcttttcttagCATGGTGGTGTGGAGTTAATGGATTGGCATGTTTTATTCCAGATTTTCGTATATATCTCGCAATGGTTATGATACCCTTGATGTATATCATCTATTCATTATAGTAAAGCTTGATATTATGCCTCCACAGACTAGTATTTTAGAGGAACGTGTGAATTCACTTGTATAGGTGCTACGTACATCCATTTTCTATATCTCTTGTCACCATCATACCAGTGCTTTGTCGCAATTTATCAAGCATCAAAACGTCCCCTAGTACACCACGAACGTTCGCTGACCATCTTCCCGAGCCAAGTTAAGGAAAGCCAGAACAATTTGCAGCAATGCACAGTAGCAAGCAAGCTAGGGCAACTCAATTTCACGATGAAGTATGCCTGGGAATCCGAGTCGATGGGCTACGGTGTCCCGT
This Aspergillus chevalieri M1 DNA, chromosome 3, nearly complete sequence DNA region includes the following protein-coding sequences:
- the arp6 gene encoding actin family protein (BUSCO:EOG0926229Z;~COG:Z;~EggNog:ENOG410PI18;~InterPro:IPR030054,IPR004000,IPR043129;~PFAM:PF00022;~go_component: GO:0005634 - nucleus [Evidence IEA];~go_process: GO:0006338 - chromatin remodeling [Evidence IEA]) gives rise to the protein MGTTKPRLPNKSSTTEARARSLPEKTFIIDNGAYTMKAGYAPESPPSEEPLSTCNTIPNTIAKTRGNRIYIGSQLNAQPTDLNEMMFRRPVEKGYIVNWEAQKEIWEHSFFDEKTVRSKEFRIASPEETTLVLTEAPNALPVLQKNADEMVMEEWGFGGYLRCVGPSLNAWNEVYSLFGDPISQKPDTIVSPAECLLVVDSGYSHTTVTPVYKGQPLQRAIRRLDLGGKHLTNYLKEMVSMRQYNMVDETYIMNEVKEAVCFVSDDISRDMERTWKGNRKRDQPDPGEGIVVDYVLPDPNAGKKGFMRPHDPLLGAKKRKSVLSGEAGAEALSEDVLVLGNERFTVPEILFTPSDIGMKQAGISDIILQSLSVLPPGLHPVFLANVLVVGGNALIPGFMERLQTELRQIATSECTVRVRCPEDPIRSAWLGASRLATNRDELKKVAITRQEYQEHGSLWAGRKFAGAV